One genomic window of Helicobacter canis includes the following:
- a CDS encoding site-2 protease family protein, with product MLDSLSQHALQIIIMAVALLISIIGHEIMHGLVAYHYGDPTAKHAGRLSINPIKHIDLLGSIIVPVVLFIAQAPFLFGWAKPVPIDIRFIIHSRGYGAAIGVALAGVSYNLALALFASMLLFSDILDLSMQSLVGSISVLLLLYLIQYNVVLCVFNLLPIPPLDGSQALLFAALKFRLYTFAKFLESIAPYGMLIVFVILFIPSLSSILFYPATMLLRFLLPL from the coding sequence ATGCTAGATTCTCTATCCCAGCACGCTTTGCAAATCATCATAATGGCAGTAGCCCTGCTTATAAGCATTATAGGGCACGAGATTATGCACGGGCTTGTGGCTTACCACTATGGAGATCCTACTGCCAAGCACGCTGGGCGACTTAGCATAAATCCTATCAAGCATATCGATCTACTAGGCTCGATTATCGTCCCTGTTGTGCTCTTTATCGCGCAAGCTCCCTTTCTCTTTGGCTGGGCAAAGCCTGTGCCTATTGATATACGCTTCATTATCCATTCTCGTGGCTATGGAGCGGCTATCGGTGTGGCTCTAGCGGGTGTGAGCTACAATCTAGCCTTAGCCCTCTTTGCTTCTATGCTGCTTTTTAGCGATATACTTGATTTGAGTATGCAAAGCCTTGTTGGCAGCATTTCTGTGCTACTACTCTTATATCTTATCCAATACAATGTCGTGCTATGTGTCTTTAATCTCCTGCCAATCCCCCCTCTTGATGGCTCTCAAGCCCTGCTTTTTGCCGCGCTGAAATTTAGGCTCTACACATTTGCTAAATTCCTAGAATCCATCGCCCCTTATGGAATGCTTATTGTCTTTGTCATATTATTTATCCCAAGTTTATCTAGCATTTTATTTTATCCTGCTACAATGCTTCTGCGATTTTTGCTACCACTATAA
- the folD gene encoding bifunctional methylenetetrahydrofolate dehydrogenase/methenyltetrahydrofolate cyclohydrolase FolD, producing the protein MTLLDGKSLSAHIQATIQSQVMNLPRAPKLVVILVGNDAPSLAYVTMKAKACKNVGIDGSVLNLPESTQESELLAHIRTLNTDGNVDGILVQLPLPKHIDTAKILESITPEKDVDGFHPLNVGRIQTNTQVDSSFAPATPLGVMRLLEHYKINPKGKNVAIIGASNIVGKPLAALMHNANATISLCHIYTQDLSLYTKRADIVCVGVGKQNLLRAEMIQEGAVVIDIGINRLESGKLVGDVDFDNVAKKASFITPVPGGVGPMTIASLLENTLKAYRLRTLSQQ; encoded by the coding sequence ATGACGCTTCTTGATGGCAAATCTCTCTCTGCTCATATCCAAGCAACCATACAATCCCAAGTGATGAACCTACCCAGAGCACCAAAGCTTGTCGTGATTCTCGTGGGCAATGATGCGCCATCGCTTGCGTATGTTACGATGAAAGCCAAAGCCTGCAAAAATGTCGGGATTGATGGCAGTGTGCTAAATCTCCCAGAATCCACACAAGAAAGCGAGCTACTAGCACATATCCGCACATTAAACACCGATGGTAATGTCGATGGGATCTTGGTGCAGCTCCCACTGCCAAAGCATATTGATACCGCTAAAATCCTAGAATCCATCACCCCAGAAAAAGATGTCGATGGCTTCCACCCGCTCAATGTCGGTAGAATCCAGACAAATACGCAAGTGGATTCTAGCTTCGCCCCTGCGACTCCGCTAGGCGTTATGCGGCTTTTAGAGCATTACAAAATCAACCCTAAAGGCAAAAATGTCGCCATCATCGGCGCGAGTAATATCGTCGGCAAGCCGCTTGCCGCGCTTATGCATAATGCTAATGCGACTATTAGTCTCTGCCATATCTACACACAAGATCTTAGCCTTTATACCAAACGCGCGGACATTGTATGTGTGGGCGTGGGCAAGCAAAATCTCTTGCGCGCAGAGATGATCCAAGAAGGCGCAGTGGTGATTGACATAGGCATAAACCGCCTAGAATCCGGCAAGCTTGTAGGCGATGTGGATTTTGACAATGTCGCTAAAAAGGCTAGCTTCATCACGCCTGTGCCCGGAGGTGTAGGACCTATGACTATCGCAAGTCTCTTAGAAAACACGCTAAAAGCCTATCGCTTGCGCACACTATCTCAACAATAA
- a CDS encoding c-type cytochrome: protein MIAMKNLYRACALLLAWHTLALADSSAGSASTQTALESIAQEVESSVQDSSQDSTQDADGFITPQEYGANLYENPRGIGCVKCHGKDGEETLLASYVHKGKQRHIIVPRINNLAFETFKVALSKDSGVMPKYNLTDEEINAIYLYITSRNKTFR, encoded by the coding sequence ATGATTGCTATGAAAAATCTCTATCGTGCTTGTGCCTTGCTCTTGGCGTGGCATACTCTAGCCCTAGCGGATTCTAGCGCGGGATCTGCTAGCACACAAACCGCTTTAGAATCCATCGCACAAGAGGTAGAATCTAGCGTGCAAGATAGCAGTCAGGATTCTACTCAAGATGCAGATGGCTTCATCACACCGCAAGAATATGGCGCAAATCTCTATGAAAATCCGCGCGGCATTGGCTGCGTAAAATGCCACGGCAAAGACGGCGAGGAGACTCTGCTGGCTTCTTATGTCCATAAGGGCAAGCAGCGGCATATCATCGTCCCTCGGATCAATAATCTTGCCTTTGAGACATTCAAAGTCGCCCTTAGTAAAGATAGCGGCGTAATGCCTAAATACAATCTCACAGATGAAGAAATCAATGCGATTTATCTCTACATCACATCGCGCAATAAGACATTTCGCTAG
- a CDS encoding DNA polymerase III subunit gamma/tau: protein MGSLALALKYRPKVFSDLVGQETISQTLSMALDKDRIVHAYLFSGLRGSGKTSSARIFARALECEKGPTSTPCGECATCVATLDGKNIDIIEMDAASNRSIDSIRDLIEQTKYVPTMSRYKIFIIDEVHMLTKEAFNALLKTLEEPPAYVKFILATTDPLKLPATILSRTQHFRFKKIPHKAIIAHLEMILEKEGVGYEKGALDIIARSGGGSLRDTLTLTDQAINYCDKYLTIDQVTQMLGIVDPKSLRDFFSSIMHDDEQGVVRALEILGEYECEMIIDEMLLFLKDMLLGGSKEFSLLVIDRFLGILSQAKSLLNLNPDGAFVLLLMSLKMREAMKLQEISEAIKNLESSIALESTFDKNAELQSKQSVASLEKVDSASAESMDCHAVQAPLAMTENNTASKKVDSSNEAFSSSLRENPQGFSWQSTKTQSLESTFDKNAELQSKQSDVSLEKVDSRETAESVKTPQAAKPTLETQKVDSSPSPKHPQMYQQAFHQLVSKIADRSYELGEAFRRSIVFEQFIPASEPSQSGTLIWQSSGDEQDRALLRQHFGLIRGFVQDIFAPQSHTPIVIKNASTPESSQAPKPAQESSPSVASDTTQASNATQELDSSKEPKKLKPSDLILYSTHEIRPDHISEAVCDEVPWEREEVPLNLPASFAMEQKVDSTTSKTTQESCHTTSPSHNTSASKDSATPQEATAPSDTPTNDPIADPITEAFKHNNQALIGGIKQHFGAKSMIIEASSK from the coding sequence ATGGGGTCATTGGCATTAGCATTGAAATATCGCCCAAAGGTATTTAGCGATCTAGTAGGGCAGGAGACGATTTCGCAAACGCTTTCTATGGCATTGGATAAAGATCGCATTGTGCATGCGTATTTGTTTAGTGGCTTGCGTGGGAGCGGGAAGACAAGCTCGGCTAGAATCTTTGCGCGCGCACTAGAGTGTGAAAAAGGACCGACAAGCACGCCTTGTGGCGAGTGCGCGACTTGTGTGGCTACACTCGATGGGAAAAACATCGACATCATCGAAATGGACGCTGCTTCAAACAGAAGCATTGATAGTATCCGTGATTTGATTGAGCAGACAAAATATGTCCCCACAATGTCTAGGTATAAGATTTTTATCATCGATGAGGTGCATATGCTCACAAAAGAAGCATTTAATGCCCTGCTAAAGACACTTGAAGAGCCCCCAGCGTATGTGAAATTTATCCTAGCGACCACTGATCCGCTCAAGCTCCCTGCTACGATTCTAAGCCGCACGCAGCACTTCCGCTTTAAAAAAATCCCCCACAAAGCCATTATCGCGCATTTGGAGATGATTTTAGAAAAAGAGGGCGTGGGCTATGAAAAGGGCGCGCTTGATATTATCGCGCGTAGTGGTGGGGGCAGCTTGCGAGATACGCTCACTCTCACAGATCAAGCGATAAATTATTGTGATAAATATTTGACAATCGATCAAGTAACGCAAATGCTAGGCATTGTTGATCCTAAGAGTTTGCGCGATTTTTTCTCTAGTATTATGCACGATGATGAGCAGGGCGTGGTGCGTGCGCTAGAGATTTTGGGCGAGTATGAGTGCGAGATGATTATCGATGAGATGCTGCTCTTTCTTAAAGATATGTTGCTAGGCGGGAGCAAGGAGTTTTCTCTGCTTGTGATCGATCGATTTTTGGGGATTTTGAGTCAGGCAAAGAGCTTGCTAAATCTTAACCCAGATGGGGCGTTTGTGCTATTGCTAATGAGTCTAAAAATGCGCGAGGCGATGAAGCTGCAAGAGATTAGTGAAGCGATCAAAAACCTAGAATCTAGTATTGCTCTAGAATCCACTTTTGATAAAAATGCAGAATTACAAAGCAAGCAAAGCGTAGCTTCTTTAGAAAAAGTGGATTCTGCTTCCGCAGAATCTATGGATTGCCACGCGGTGCAAGCACCGCTCGCAATGACAGAAAACAACACTGCTAGTAAAAAAGTGGATTCTAGTAATGAAGCTTTTTCATCGTCATTGCGAGAAAATCCGCAAGGATTTTCGTGGCAATCCACAAAAACGCAATCCCTAGAATCCACTTTTGATAAAAACGCAGAATTACAAAGCAAGCAAAGCGATGTTTCTTTAGAAAAAGTGGATTCTAGGGAAACCGCTGAAAGTGTAAAAACGCCGCAGGCGGCAAAGCCAACGCTAGAAACGCAAAAAGTGGATTCTAGTCCAAGCCCCAAGCACCCCCAAATGTATCAGCAGGCATTCCACCAGCTTGTAAGCAAAATCGCCGATCGCTCCTATGAGCTTGGCGAAGCATTTCGGCGATCCATTGTGTTTGAGCAGTTTATCCCAGCAAGTGAGCCAAGCCAGAGTGGGACATTGATTTGGCAAAGTAGTGGAGATGAGCAGGATAGGGCGTTGTTGCGCCAGCATTTTGGGCTTATCCGTGGATTTGTGCAAGATATATTTGCCCCTCAAAGCCACACGCCAATTGTCATTAAAAACGCAAGCACACCAGAATCTAGCCAAGCCCCTAAGCCAGCCCAAGAGTCTAGCCCTAGTGTAGCTAGTGATACCACGCAAGCGAGCAATGCCACACAAGAGCTAGATTCTAGCAAAGAGCCTAAAAAGCTAAAGCCTAGTGATCTTATCTTGTATAGCACACACGAGATAAGACCAGATCATATTAGCGAGGCTGTGTGTGATGAGGTGCCTTGGGAGAGAGAAGAAGTGCCGCTAAATCTCCCTGCAAGCTTTGCTATGGAGCAAAAAGTGGATTCTACTACCTCCAAGACTACACAAGAAAGCTGCCACACCACAAGCCCCAGCCACAATACAAGTGCCTCTAAAGACTCTGCCACACCACAAGAAGCCACCGCGCCTAGCGACACGCCTACAAACGACCCTATTGCAGACCCTATCACAGAGGCATTTAAGCACAATAATCAAGCCCTAATTGGCGGGATCAAGCAGCATTTTGGCGCGAAAAGTATGATTATAGAAGCAAGCTCAAAATGA
- the tsaE gene encoding tRNA (adenosine(37)-N6)-threonylcarbamoyltransferase complex ATPase subunit type 1 TsaE has product MMLQPYMQCRAKCSELGSVVQEILSLGKDVIILSGAVGSGKTTLTQALLASLRHSSVGSIKVDSSVQATSPTFSLMHDYGGMYHYDLYRRTNEEVLQLGLLDWLSESGVHCIEWGEELLPLLLECGFECVLVRILSTTRSDERVYEISV; this is encoded by the coding sequence ATGATGTTGCAGCCCTATATGCAGTGTCGCGCCAAGTGCAGTGAGCTAGGATCCGTGGTACAAGAGATTCTAAGCTTGGGCAAAGATGTGATTATCCTAAGTGGTGCGGTAGGCAGCGGGAAAACGACACTTACACAAGCCCTCCTTGCTAGCCTAAGACACTCTAGCGTAGGATCTATAAAAGTGGATTCTAGTGTGCAAGCTACTTCGCCCACCTTTAGCCTAATGCACGACTATGGCGGAATGTATCACTATGATTTGTATCGCCGCACAAATGAAGAAGTGCTACAGCTTGGGCTTTTAGACTGGCTTAGTGAGAGTGGGGTGCATTGTATTGAGTGGGGGGAGGAGCTACTGCCTTTGCTGCTAGAATGCGGCTTTGAATGCGTGCTAGTAAGGATTCTAAGCACCACGAGAAGCGATGAGAGAGTGTATGAAATCTCTGTGTAG
- the lptB gene encoding LPS export ABC transporter ATP-binding protein, whose translation MLEAKHLAKHIKKTKIVNDVSIEVRSGEVVGLLGPNGAGKTTTFYMICGLLQPSSGEVLLDGKNLANYPLHKRSNMGIGYLPQESSIFKDLSVEDNLALAAEATFRTAKAREHKIEQMLEAFNIEPIRARKGLSLSGGERRRVEIARALIKEPKFILLDEPFAGVDPIAVIDIQKIISTLTDMGIGVLITDHNVRETLSVCDRAYVIKSGTLLASGNAEEIYGNALVRKYYLGEHFKA comes from the coding sequence ATCCTAGAAGCCAAGCACCTTGCCAAACATATCAAAAAAACAAAAATCGTCAATGATGTCTCCATTGAAGTAAGAAGCGGGGAGGTAGTGGGGCTGCTTGGACCAAATGGGGCAGGCAAGACCACGACTTTTTATATGATTTGCGGCTTGTTGCAGCCAAGTAGCGGAGAAGTGCTACTTGATGGTAAAAATCTAGCAAACTACCCCCTACATAAGCGATCTAATATGGGCATAGGCTATCTACCGCAAGAATCAAGTATTTTTAAGGATTTAAGCGTAGAGGATAATCTCGCCCTTGCCGCGGAAGCGACTTTTCGCACAGCTAAAGCAAGAGAGCATAAAATCGAGCAAATGCTAGAAGCATTTAATATCGAGCCTATTCGCGCGAGGAAGGGGCTTAGTCTATCTGGTGGTGAAAGGCGGCGCGTAGAGATCGCACGCGCACTTATCAAAGAGCCGAAGTTTATCCTGCTTGATGAGCCATTTGCTGGCGTTGATCCTATCGCGGTGATTGATATACAAAAGATCATTTCTACGCTGACAGATATGGGCATAGGTGTGCTTATCACGGACCACAATGTCCGCGAGACACTCTCTGTGTGTGATCGCGCGTATGTGATAAAGTCTGGCACCTTGCTTGCAAGCGGCAATGCTGAAGAGATTTATGGTAATGCGCTTGTTAGGAAGTATTATTTAGGTGAGCATTTTAAGGCATAG
- a CDS encoding RNA polymerase factor sigma-54, whose amino-acid sequence MAVAGGTRFRQSVKGKLSTTLKSWLPILQSDLFEVEDILKEYVKENPFIALQSPLSKDFSSAFRRLPQSTRASSSDKIEQLTIAQDSLYDNLYRQICPPLFPTELSAMIAFDIIEGISAEGYFQEDSELAAKRLEVSVEEYESVRKRFCFLEPRGVGARDVVESFCFQLEASEVDNATYELCAQIITKLDMHHTFRKHPKYNEAMRVIRSFKNPPALDFAHEESYKIPDIFIFEEEGNIIVRTNDECYPIITLDRNMLDQQRLDRQFARAQDDSQAYIKSKVKEAKDLIDALEMRKATIKKVGLMIVDYQYDFFTGGEMKPMKLKDIAQELGYAPSTISRAISNKYLECSRGVFAIKSFFTTAIDGDVSNASIKDFLLEIIKSENKKKPLSDVKILSMIEERFGLKIVRRTITKYRQQLNIASSSERKRLYEMSV is encoded by the coding sequence GTGGCAGTAGCTGGTGGGACAAGATTTCGGCAAAGCGTTAAGGGCAAGCTCTCTACAACGCTCAAAAGCTGGCTGCCGATTTTGCAGAGTGATTTGTTTGAAGTAGAAGATATTTTAAAAGAATATGTGAAAGAAAACCCTTTCATAGCATTGCAGTCGCCTTTAAGCAAGGACTTTAGCTCGGCATTTCGCAGACTGCCGCAAAGCACAAGAGCTAGTAGCAGTGATAAAATCGAGCAGCTAACCATAGCCCAAGATAGTTTGTATGACAATCTCTACCGCCAGATCTGCCCCCCACTCTTCCCCACAGAGCTTAGTGCGATGATCGCTTTTGACATTATCGAGGGCATTAGCGCGGAGGGCTACTTCCAAGAAGATAGCGAGCTAGCAGCTAAACGGCTAGAAGTAAGCGTGGAAGAATACGAGAGCGTGCGCAAGCGATTTTGCTTCCTAGAGCCGCGCGGAGTGGGGGCAAGAGATGTGGTAGAGAGCTTTTGCTTCCAGCTAGAGGCAAGCGAGGTGGATAATGCGACTTATGAGCTTTGTGCGCAGATCATCACCAAGCTTGATATGCATCACACTTTTAGGAAGCACCCCAAATACAACGAAGCTATGCGCGTTATACGCAGTTTTAAAAACCCTCCCGCCCTAGATTTTGCCCACGAAGAGTCCTACAAAATCCCTGATATTTTTATCTTTGAAGAAGAAGGCAATATCATTGTGCGCACAAATGATGAGTGCTATCCCATCATCACCTTGGATAGAAATATGCTAGACCAGCAGCGGCTTGATCGGCAGTTTGCTCGTGCCCAAGATGATAGTCAAGCATATATAAAATCTAAAGTCAAAGAGGCAAAGGATCTCATTGACGCGCTTGAGATGAGAAAAGCCACGATCAAAAAGGTAGGGCTTATGATTGTGGATTATCAATATGACTTTTTTACCGGTGGGGAGATGAAGCCTATGAAGCTTAAAGACATTGCCCAGGAGCTAGGCTACGCGCCAAGCACCATTTCGCGCGCGATTTCCAACAAATACCTAGAATGCTCGCGCGGCGTGTTTGCGATTAAGAGCTTTTTTACCACGGCGATTGATGGCGATGTGAGCAATGCTTCTATCAAGGACTTTTTGCTAGAGATTATCAAGAGCGAGAACAAGAAAAAGCCCTTAAGTGATGTGAAGATTTTATCGATGATTGAGGAGCGATTTGGGCTAAAAATCGTGCGCCGCACCATCACCAAATACCGCCAGCAGCTTAATATCGCCAGCTCAAGCGAGAGAAAAAGACTCTATGAAATGAGCGTGTAG
- a CDS encoding DUF4149 domain-containing protein: MRVFASCITSLYLLALGITIGGIIACGALSAPVIFNASSYLAALEITDMTRYASGILMTEIFVRFNYLLNAMAIFILVYELLVFNISSKKSLFLLGIGIFSVVLIFLFTMYYTPAIIAAQADGAAATATEEFESIHTQSEMVFQILLISLSASFLWRVYLLRFSLPAPTTKSRKK; encoded by the coding sequence ATGAGAGTTTTTGCTTCCTGCATTACAAGTCTTTATCTGCTTGCTTTAGGGATCACTATCGGCGGGATCATCGCTTGCGGTGCGCTTAGTGCGCCTGTGATCTTTAATGCCTCCTCCTATCTCGCCGCCCTTGAGATCACAGATATGACCCGCTATGCCTCAGGGATTTTGATGACAGAGATTTTTGTCCGCTTTAATTACTTACTAAACGCTATGGCGATCTTTATCCTTGTTTATGAGCTGCTTGTGTTTAATATCTCATCAAAGAAGTCGTTGTTTCTCCTAGGGATTGGGATTTTTAGCGTGGTGCTTATCTTTCTTTTCACGATGTATTACACCCCGGCGATCATTGCCGCCCAAGCTGATGGCGCAGCCGCCACTGCCACGGAAGAGTTTGAGAGTATCCACACGCAAAGTGAGATGGTGTTTCAAATCCTGCTAATCTCGCTTAGTGCGTCATTTCTATGGCGTGTCTATTTGCTGCGCTTCAGCCTCCCAGCCCCCACAACCAAATCTCGCAAAAAGTAG
- the yaaA gene encoding peroxide stress protein YaaA has product MKILLSPSESKQDPVVLGESSGGDTRLIDDVMWGGQAARNANIHAYLSILQNASDAELCKVFGTKSVSLESLRRCGEILDSPRVCAIELYNGVAYKALNFAEMDSRAKEFVLGSVLIMSNLFGLVRASDRLPFYHLNQNYKSKLLSLRALYQAQEEEIDKLLATEQDGVIVDLRAQIYSKAYPIKLGHYVLNLPSKVSHQAKLHRGLALRELALCASIQDVKSRHNMLRQYLDTHCTYCTP; this is encoded by the coding sequence ATGAAAATACTTCTAAGCCCGAGTGAGAGCAAGCAGGATCCAGTGGTTTTGGGGGAGAGTAGCGGGGGTGATACTAGGCTGATAGATGATGTGATGTGGGGTGGGCAAGCCGCTAGAAATGCCAATATACACGCGTATTTATCTATCTTGCAAAATGCAAGTGATGCAGAGCTGTGCAAGGTCTTTGGCACAAAATCGGTGAGCCTAGAGAGCTTGCGGCGTTGTGGTGAGATTTTGGACTCTCCTAGGGTCTGTGCCATAGAGCTATATAATGGTGTAGCCTATAAGGCACTGAATTTTGCGGAGATGGATTCTAGGGCGAAAGAGTTTGTGCTGGGGTCTGTGCTGATTATGAGCAATCTTTTTGGGCTGGTGCGGGCAAGCGATAGGCTGCCTTTTTATCATCTCAATCAAAACTACAAATCCAAGCTCTTGTCATTGCGTGCATTGTATCAAGCCCAAGAAGAAGAGATCGATAAGCTTTTAGCCACAGAGCAAGATGGCGTGATTGTGGATTTGCGTGCGCAGATATATAGCAAGGCATATCCTATTAAGCTAGGGCATTATGTATTGAATCTCCCTAGCAAAGTGAGCCACCAAGCAAAGCTTCATCGCGGACTAGCTTTGCGAGAGCTTGCGCTATGTGCCAGCATACAAGATGTGAAAAGTCGCCACAATATGCTTAGGCAGTATCTTGATACACATTGCACCTACTGCACACCCTAA